One window of Planctomycetia bacterium genomic DNA carries:
- the pheA gene encoding prephenate dehydratase, which produces MATLEELRRRIDTLDEQIVRALNDRAAAAVEIGKIKAQSGAGVFAPDRERAVLDKVTALSGGPLSRESLLAIYRELMSASFALERPPRVGYLGPQGSYTHEAAMGKFGASVEYEPLSNIRAIFEEMSRGHVDYGVVPVENSTSGAVLDTLDAFVEYGTRICCEMYRAIHHNLMARCKQDEIEVVYSKHEAFVQCQRWLGQTGLSAKISPAPSTSRAAEMAAGQKNAAAIGSRVAAKLYDLTLLAENIEDHANNATRFFVLGKDETRPTGRDRTSLMFVTAHRAGALVEVLLVFQRAGINMTMLTSRPSHKAEMEYNFFVDVDGHESDAALSKALAEVKTHCRTLHVLGSYPISSEVLAA; this is translated from the coding sequence ATGGCGACTCTCGAGGAACTTCGCAGGCGAATCGACACGCTCGACGAGCAGATCGTTCGGGCGCTGAATGACCGAGCGGCGGCGGCGGTGGAGATCGGGAAGATCAAGGCCCAGTCCGGGGCCGGGGTCTTTGCACCGGACCGCGAGCGCGCAGTGCTGGACAAGGTGACGGCCTTGTCGGGCGGGCCGTTGTCGCGGGAGTCGCTGCTGGCGATCTATCGCGAATTGATGTCGGCATCGTTTGCATTGGAGCGACCGCCGCGGGTGGGGTATCTGGGCCCGCAGGGGTCGTATACGCATGAGGCGGCGATGGGAAAGTTCGGGGCGTCGGTGGAGTACGAGCCGCTGTCGAACATCCGGGCGATCTTCGAGGAGATGAGCCGGGGGCATGTGGACTATGGCGTGGTGCCGGTGGAGAACTCCACGAGCGGCGCGGTGCTGGATACGCTCGACGCCTTTGTTGAATACGGGACGCGGATCTGCTGCGAGATGTACCGGGCGATTCACCATAACCTGATGGCGCGCTGCAAGCAGGATGAGATCGAAGTGGTCTATTCGAAGCACGAGGCGTTTGTTCAGTGCCAGCGATGGCTGGGGCAGACGGGGCTGAGTGCCAAGATCTCGCCGGCGCCGAGCACCAGCCGGGCGGCGGAGATGGCGGCCGGGCAGAAGAATGCGGCGGCGATTGGAAGTCGCGTTGCCGCGAAGCTTTACGACCTGACGCTGCTGGCGGAGAACATCGAGGACCACGCGAATAACGCCACGCGGTTTTTCGTGCTGGGCAAGGACGAGACGCGACCGACGGGGCGCGACCGGACGAGCTTGATGTTTGTAACGGCGCATCGCGCGGGGGCCTTGGTTGAGGTGCTGCTTGTTTTTCAGCGGGCCGGCATCAACATGACGATGTTAACCTCCCGCCCCAGTCATAAGGCGGAGATGGAATATAACTTTTTCGTCGATGTGGACGGGCATGAGTCGGACGCGGCCTTGAGCAAGGCGCTGGCGGAGGTGAAGACGCACTGCCGGACGCTGCACGTGCTCGGGTCGTACCCGATCTCGTCGGAGGTTCTGGCGGCCTAA
- a CDS encoding triose-phosphate isomerase encodes MRRGFVAGNWKMNLDLATARALVSDLRTRLPAAPTIDVAICPPSVYLFPMAKAIADSPIRMGAQDCYYESTGAFTGEVSAAMVKETGCSYVIVGHSERRHTIGPKNPAGGVFGESDETIAAKCRAVLAVAMTPILCVGETLAERDANQTEAVLTRQIEGGLSGVTIPSPERLVIAYEPVWAIGTGRNATPEQAQEAHRHIRGRLAEQLGRSVAGEIRIQYGGSVKPDNAAALMSCPDVDGALVGGASLKGPDFAAIIEACIKAHGQQG; translated from the coding sequence ATGCGACGAGGATTTGTAGCGGGCAACTGGAAGATGAATCTCGATCTGGCGACCGCGCGGGCGCTGGTTTCGGATTTGCGCACGCGGCTGCCGGCGGCGCCGACGATCGACGTGGCGATCTGCCCGCCGTCGGTTTACTTGTTTCCGATGGCCAAGGCGATTGCCGATTCGCCGATTCGCATGGGGGCGCAGGACTGCTACTACGAGTCGACCGGCGCCTTTACCGGCGAGGTGTCCGCGGCGATGGTGAAGGAGACGGGCTGCTCGTACGTGATCGTCGGGCACAGCGAGCGGCGGCACACGATCGGGCCGAAGAATCCGGCAGGCGGTGTATTCGGGGAGAGCGACGAAACGATCGCGGCGAAGTGCCGGGCGGTGCTGGCGGTTGCGATGACGCCGATCCTTTGCGTGGGCGAGACGCTGGCGGAGCGTGACGCCAATCAGACCGAGGCGGTGCTGACCCGGCAGATAGAAGGCGGACTGTCGGGGGTGACGATTCCGTCGCCGGAACGGCTGGTCATTGCTTATGAGCCGGTGTGGGCGATCGGGACGGGTCGCAACGCGACGCCGGAGCAGGCCCAGGAGGCGCATCGTCACATTCGCGGGCGATTGGCGGAGCAGTTGGGACGGAGCGTAGCGGGAGAGATTCGCATACAATACGGCGGCAGCGTCAAGCCTGACAACGCCGCGGCATTAATGAGTTGTCCCGACGTTGACGGCGCCCTTGTGGGCGGCGCGAGCCTGAAGGGACCGGACTTCGCAGCGATCATCGAGGCCTGCATCAAGGCCCACGGACAACAGGGTTGA
- the secG gene encoding preprotein translocase subunit SecG, with translation MSTLVLASFGTTIVTILLTTVSVMLIGLVLLQKNRGSGLSGAFGGVGGNTAFGTKTGDVLTVITVAFTALFLVLSVIGVYVFVPAKLVTTPPATLMPDAGTTGTDAAPVTEGATPVDAGSAAPAQSGEAPAGSATPPPPAESTTPPAAPSESTTPGGQ, from the coding sequence ATGAGTACGCTCGTATTGGCTAGCTTTGGAACGACCATCGTGACCATTCTGCTCACGACAGTATCCGTGATGCTGATCGGCCTTGTGCTGCTTCAGAAGAACCGGGGCTCGGGCCTCAGCGGCGCCTTCGGCGGCGTCGGCGGCAACACGGCCTTCGGAACGAAGACCGGCGACGTCCTGACCGTCATTACGGTCGCGTTTACGGCGCTGTTTCTGGTTCTGTCGGTGATCGGTGTTTATGTCTTCGTGCCGGCGAAGCTGGTGACGACGCCTCCGGCCACGCTGATGCCGGATGCCGGGACGACCGGCACAGACGCGGCGCCCGTGACTGAAGGTGCGACGCCGGTTGACGCCGGCAGCGCGGCCCCGGCGCAGAGTGGCGAGGCGCCGGCCGGCAGTGCGACACCGCCGCCCCCTGCTGAGTCCACGACGCCGCCCGCGGCGCCATCGGAATCAACCACGCCGGGCGGACAGTAG
- a CDS encoding YicC family protein — translation MILSMTGFGEAQACEDAVSYRAEIRSVNNRYFKASIKLPDHLQRYEVEIEKLLRAKLGRGSISYSLRLKGDNAPTAFEINEAGLQRYVSRLEQIAAGSKAAQIDLASLLELPGICEPIEMDPDLLARQFAVASRLTEEAISRLVEMRRVEGQALEKDLALHCREIRTRVASIAERAPLVVEEYHKKLRQRVSQLMESANLSLDQDALVREVAVFAERCDVNEEISRLLSHLDQFAELCASKEEAGRKLDFLAQEMLREANTIGSKASDSLIARHVVEVKAAIDRIKEQVQNVE, via the coding sequence ATGATTCTGAGCATGACGGGATTTGGCGAGGCGCAGGCCTGCGAGGACGCAGTTTCCTACCGAGCTGAGATTCGGAGCGTCAACAATCGCTACTTCAAGGCGTCGATCAAGCTGCCGGATCATCTGCAGCGTTACGAAGTGGAAATCGAGAAGCTGCTGCGGGCCAAGCTGGGACGCGGGAGCATCTCCTACAGCCTGCGACTCAAGGGCGACAACGCCCCGACGGCATTTGAGATTAATGAGGCGGGGCTTCAGCGATACGTCTCGCGATTGGAGCAGATCGCGGCGGGGAGCAAGGCGGCACAGATAGATCTGGCCAGCCTGTTGGAGCTGCCGGGAATCTGCGAGCCGATTGAGATGGACCCGGACCTGCTCGCCCGGCAGTTTGCGGTGGCTTCGCGGCTGACCGAAGAGGCCATCTCGCGGCTGGTGGAGATGCGTCGGGTTGAGGGGCAGGCGCTGGAGAAGGACCTGGCGCTGCATTGCCGGGAGATTCGCACGCGGGTGGCGAGCATCGCCGAGCGGGCGCCGCTGGTGGTTGAAGAGTATCACAAGAAGCTGCGCCAGCGTGTTTCGCAGTTAATGGAGTCGGCGAACCTGTCGCTGGATCAGGATGCGCTGGTTCGCGAGGTGGCGGTTTTCGCGGAGCGCTGCGACGTCAACGAGGAGATATCCCGCCTGCTGAGTCATCTGGACCAGTTCGCGGAGTTGTGTGCGTCGAAGGAAGAGGCCGGCCGAAAGCTGGACTTTCTGGCGCAGGAGATGCTTCGAGAGGCGAACACGATCGGGAGCAAGGCGTCTGACTCGCTGATTGCCCGACACGTTGTGGAGGTAAAGGCGGCGATCGATCGGATCAAGGAGCAAGTGCAAAACGTCGAGTAG
- the gmk gene encoding guanylate kinase encodes MEAGIGQRQGNVIVISGPSGVGKSTVCRRLCEELPAEFSISVTTRKRRPNEENDRDYQFVTPEAFERLKDSDGLLEWAQVYGHMYGTPLRAVTSAIEEGRNIILEIDIQGCLQVKSKLPNTMAFFLLPPTPDEQRRRIEGRRTDAADAIRQRLSKADGEIQYANESGCYDCFVINDDLEETVRQIRERIVNLEKARSGSGHAR; translated from the coding sequence ATGGAAGCAGGAATCGGACAAAGGCAAGGGAACGTCATCGTCATCAGCGGCCCCAGCGGCGTCGGGAAGTCCACGGTCTGCCGCCGGTTGTGCGAGGAGTTGCCCGCGGAGTTCAGCATCTCGGTGACGACGCGCAAGCGCCGGCCGAATGAGGAGAATGACCGGGACTACCAGTTTGTGACGCCGGAGGCCTTTGAGCGGCTCAAAGACAGCGACGGGCTGCTGGAGTGGGCCCAGGTGTACGGCCATATGTACGGTACGCCGCTTCGTGCGGTGACTTCGGCGATCGAAGAAGGCCGGAATATCATCCTGGAGATCGACATCCAGGGATGTCTGCAGGTGAAGTCGAAGCTGCCGAATACGATGGCGTTTTTCCTGCTGCCGCCGACCCCGGACGAGCAGCGGCGGCGGATCGAGGGCCGGCGGACCGATGCGGCCGATGCGATTCGCCAGCGGCTATCGAAGGCCGACGGTGAAATTCAGTACGCCAACGAAAGCGGATGCTATGATTGTTTCGTTATCAACGACGATCTCGAAGAGACGGTGAGGCAGATTCGCGAGCGAATCGTCAATTTGGAAAAAGCCCGGAGCGGGTCCGGCCATGCGAGGTAA
- the rpoZ gene encoding DNA-directed RNA polymerase subunit omega, which yields MIYDLKNEDLVNRVGGRFKLAALIQRRMRELMMGARPLVEPGKMTPMEIVVKEIIDGKIEANMDGNRHDVGSNA from the coding sequence ATGATTTATGACCTGAAGAATGAAGACCTGGTGAATCGTGTCGGCGGCCGCTTCAAGCTGGCGGCGCTGATTCAGCGGCGGATGCGGGAGCTGATGATGGGGGCTCGGCCGCTCGTCGAGCCGGGTAAGATGACGCCGATGGAGATCGTCGTGAAAGAGATCATCGACGGCAAGATCGAAGCCAACATGGACGGCAATCGGCACGATGTCGGCTCCAATGCCTGA
- a CDS encoding phosphopantothenoylcysteine decarboxylase, translated as MAGYEVVVGLCGGIAAYKVATLVSALVQRGAGVTVAMTSAAQKFITPLTFESLTARQVFTDLWHSENYHDPQHLNLTGRADAFVVAPATANMIGKIACGLADDLVSTMVMSAACPVLLCPAMNTLMWENPIVQKNLDSLRGHGYHVMPPGEGWLACRTIGAGRLPEPQEILSVVVSTLKQSPPKSASK; from the coding sequence TTGGCCGGCTATGAGGTCGTCGTCGGCCTCTGTGGGGGAATCGCTGCTTACAAGGTCGCGACCCTGGTCTCCGCGCTGGTGCAACGCGGCGCGGGCGTGACGGTCGCCATGACGTCGGCCGCGCAGAAATTCATCACGCCGCTTACTTTTGAATCGCTCACGGCCCGGCAGGTCTTCACCGACCTGTGGCACTCAGAGAATTATCACGATCCCCAGCATTTGAACCTGACCGGCCGGGCCGACGCATTTGTCGTCGCGCCGGCCACGGCGAACATGATCGGCAAGATCGCCTGCGGGCTGGCGGACGATCTTGTGAGCACGATGGTCATGTCGGCAGCGTGTCCCGTTTTGCTGTGCCCGGCGATGAATACGCTGATGTGGGAGAACCCGATCGTTCAGAAGAACCTTGATTCGCTGCGGGGGCACGGCTACCACGTGATGCCGCCGGGCGAAGGGTGGCTGGCGTGCCGGACGATCGGGGCCGGTCGACTACCCGAGCCGCAGGAGATTCTGTCGGTGGTGGTTTCGACGCTGAAGCAGAGCCCGCCGAAGAGCGCTTCCAAATAG
- a CDS encoding phosphopantothenoylcysteine decarboxylase: protein MSTNRKRPSKRLQKEIKLKLVITAGPTREYFDTIRFISNPSTGRMGYAIAEAAAKAGHRVTLVSGPVEMAAPARVKLIRVETAEEMLRASRRAFAGADAAIFCAAVSDYRPKKRADKKLPKQMMNRRIELAPTPDIAATLGRSKGRRVTIGFAMEDHDGRAHAEKKLQRKHCDAIILNDPGNVGTDRASAEYLVRGGEWQVWPRSTKPQMARRIVQSLQRLWAARMRATKAE, encoded by the coding sequence GTGTCAACCAACCGCAAACGGCCGAGCAAGCGACTCCAGAAAGAGATCAAGCTGAAGCTGGTCATTACGGCCGGGCCGACGCGCGAATACTTCGACACGATTCGTTTCATTTCCAATCCATCGACGGGCCGGATGGGCTATGCCATTGCAGAAGCGGCGGCGAAGGCGGGGCATCGGGTGACGCTGGTAAGCGGGCCGGTGGAGATGGCCGCGCCGGCCAGGGTGAAGCTCATTCGGGTCGAGACGGCGGAGGAGATGCTGCGGGCGAGCCGGCGGGCGTTTGCGGGTGCCGATGCGGCGATTTTCTGCGCGGCGGTGAGCGACTATCGGCCGAAGAAACGGGCGGACAAGAAACTTCCCAAGCAGATGATGAATCGACGGATCGAACTGGCGCCGACGCCGGACATCGCGGCGACACTGGGGCGGTCCAAGGGACGGCGCGTCACGATCGGCTTTGCGATGGAAGACCACGACGGCCGCGCCCACGCTGAGAAGAAGCTGCAGCGAAAGCACTGCGACGCGATCATCCTTAACGACCCTGGCAATGTGGGGACGGATCGGGCATCGGCGGAGTATCTGGTGAGGGGCGGCGAGTGGCAGGTTTGGCCAAGATCGACCAAGCCGCAAATGGCCAGGCGCATCGTTCAATCGCTTCAGCGACTCTGGGCGGCGCGAATGCGGGCGACGAAGGCTGAATAG
- the kdsB gene encoding 3-deoxy-manno-octulosonate cytidylyltransferase — protein MTAAAVIPARFASSRLPGKPLLRETGKYLIQHVCEQVSKARRLTSVIVATDDERIAKAVESFGGQARMTRPEHPSGTDRVAEVAAGLNEKIILNIQGDEPEIEPAAIDQLVGLLEERDAAPIATLACPFPADADPADPNTVKVVVDQRGRALYFSRALVPYPRDTAGRISDPRAYRLHIGIYGYHRETLLQLARLKPSPLEQVEKLEQLRFLENGFPIAVGSVDRAAVGIDTPEDYSAFVARIRAAQSR, from the coding sequence ATGACCGCCGCCGCCGTGATTCCCGCCCGCTTTGCTTCATCCCGCCTGCCGGGAAAACCCCTCCTGCGCGAGACCGGCAAATACCTCATTCAGCACGTCTGCGAGCAGGTTTCAAAGGCCAGGCGGCTCACTTCCGTCATTGTCGCGACCGATGACGAGCGCATCGCGAAGGCCGTCGAATCGTTCGGCGGTCAGGCGCGGATGACGCGCCCGGAGCACCCCAGCGGAACCGATCGCGTCGCCGAAGTCGCCGCCGGCCTCAATGAAAAAATCATCCTCAACATTCAGGGTGACGAGCCCGAGATCGAACCCGCCGCCATCGATCAATTGGTCGGTCTGTTGGAAGAACGCGATGCCGCGCCGATTGCAACGCTCGCCTGCCCCTTTCCCGCCGATGCCGATCCCGCCGATCCCAACACCGTCAAGGTCGTGGTCGATCAGCGGGGCCGCGCCCTGTATTTCTCCCGCGCCCTAGTTCCCTATCCCCGCGACACCGCCGGCCGCATCAGCGACCCGCGCGCCTATCGGCTGCACATCGGAATCTACGGCTACCATCGCGAGACCCTCCTGCAGCTCGCCCGCCTGAAGCCCTCGCCCCTGGAGCAGGTGGAGAAACTGGAACAACTTCGTTTTCTGGAAAACGGCTTCCCCATCGCCGTGGGATCAGTGGATCGCGCCGCCGTCGGCATCGACACGCCGGAAGACTATTCAGCCTTCGTCGCCCGCATTCGCGCCGCCCAGAGTCGCTGA
- a CDS encoding glutathione peroxidase codes for MPALKFKMKDIEGNEQDLTQYYGDVVLVVNVASYCGFTPQYKGLEAMYRKYKKKGLVILGIPANEFGKQEPGTDSEIREFCTKKYDVTFPMFSKVVVKGEGICPMYKYLTSKEAGHKFGGEIPWNFNKFLIDRTGHVVGRFEHRVAPDATEFVEAVEAQLKVKRPADAPSAKAKKTGKKSKKQ; via the coding sequence ATGCCGGCCCTGAAATTCAAGATGAAGGACATCGAGGGCAACGAGCAGGACCTGACGCAGTACTATGGCGACGTTGTGCTGGTGGTGAACGTCGCGTCGTATTGCGGATTTACGCCGCAGTACAAGGGCCTTGAGGCGATGTACCGCAAGTATAAGAAGAAGGGGCTGGTCATTCTCGGCATTCCGGCCAATGAGTTCGGCAAGCAGGAGCCGGGGACTGATTCGGAGATCAGGGAATTTTGCACCAAGAAATACGACGTGACGTTTCCGATGTTTTCCAAGGTGGTGGTCAAGGGCGAGGGCATCTGCCCGATGTACAAGTATCTGACCTCCAAGGAGGCGGGGCATAAGTTCGGCGGGGAGATCCCGTGGAATTTCAACAAGTTTCTGATCGACCGGACCGGGCACGTCGTCGGCCGGTTTGAGCATCGGGTGGCCCCGGACGCAACGGAGTTCGTGGAAGCGGTCGAGGCGCAACTGAAGGTCAAGCGGCCGGCGGACGCCCCCAGCGCGAAGGCCAAGAAGACCGGGAAAAAGTCCAAGAAGCAGTGA
- the metF gene encoding methylenetetrahydrofolate reductase [NAD(P)H], with the protein MRIRELLSTGRPCFSFEFFPPKTDNGLEQLRQSVRSLRDLQPTFVSVTYGAGGSTRDRTIELVAEIQRHYGVEAMAHLTCVGSTREEIGTVLQRLRQAGVDNVLALRGDPPKGEEKFKATAGGFRYANELAEFIKATHPFCVGGACYPEGHVECVRPDGSRDLDADLVNLQRKVDAGTQFLVSQLFFDNQAYFDFVSRARAAGIGVPIIPGIMPITNVDQVRRFTQMCGATIPESLMAELDRLKDNEDAVLSQGVAYATAQCFDLLQRGAPGIHFYTLNKSAATRTILTALRTIWPPARRPA; encoded by the coding sequence ATGAGAATCCGCGAGCTGCTTTCAACAGGCCGTCCCTGTTTTTCATTCGAATTCTTCCCGCCGAAGACGGACAACGGGCTGGAGCAACTGCGACAGTCGGTGCGTTCGCTGCGCGATCTGCAACCCACGTTTGTTTCGGTCACATATGGCGCGGGCGGCAGCACGCGGGACCGGACGATCGAGCTGGTGGCGGAGATCCAGCGGCACTACGGCGTCGAGGCGATGGCGCATCTGACGTGCGTCGGTTCGACGCGGGAGGAGATCGGGACGGTCTTGCAGCGATTACGGCAGGCGGGCGTGGACAATGTCCTGGCGCTGCGCGGCGATCCGCCCAAGGGCGAGGAGAAGTTTAAGGCGACGGCCGGGGGCTTTCGATACGCGAACGAGCTGGCGGAGTTCATCAAGGCGACGCATCCATTCTGCGTCGGCGGGGCCTGCTATCCGGAGGGCCACGTGGAATGCGTGCGGCCGGACGGCTCGCGCGATCTCGACGCCGATCTGGTGAACCTTCAGCGGAAGGTGGACGCCGGGACGCAGTTTCTTGTCAGCCAGCTTTTCTTCGACAACCAGGCGTACTTCGATTTTGTCAGCCGGGCGCGGGCGGCGGGCATTGGCGTGCCGATCATTCCCGGGATCATGCCGATTACCAATGTCGACCAGGTGCGGCGGTTCACGCAGATGTGCGGGGCGACGATTCCCGAGAGCCTGATGGCGGAGCTGGATCGGCTTAAGGACAACGAGGACGCCGTTCTTTCGCAGGGGGTGGCCTACGCGACGGCGCAGTGCTTCGACTTACTGCAGCGCGGCGCGCCGGGAATTCATTTCTACACGCTCAATAAGTCGGCCGCGACGCGTACGATTCTCACCGCCCTGCGGACGATCTGGCCGCCGGCCCGCCGACCGGCGTGA